The following nucleotide sequence is from Triticum dicoccoides isolate Atlit2015 ecotype Zavitan chromosome 7B, WEW_v2.0, whole genome shotgun sequence.
TGCGTGCGCGCGCGCCACGCCGGCCGAGCTGACAGGCCTGTCAGCTGGCGCTTCTTTTCAAAAAGACAAGTGAAGGGACGGCCTTGTCACTTCGGCACAAGAGTTTGAAAACTGGGTGGGGTTTCTGAGCTTCTCCACTCGATCTCCCGGCCGGATGGGTGTGTGTGGGTGTGGATGGTTGGTGCGTGTGGATAGCTCGGCTCGCGCGCTATGGACCGTGCAGTATACTGACCGTCCACATAAATGAGCTGATTATACTGTATTTTTTATCAACTGACCGTCCAATAGTTTCGTCGGTATTGCATACCCCGGCCCCCGTACGTGCACCGGTGCACGCTACCGTATGCCAGGCAGGCCGATATGGCTAGCCAAGGCCATGCCAGCAGCAGCTCCACATAAATGAGCTAATTAAGCACGCGCGGGCGCGCGGGGCCTCCGGTATATACTCACCACCCGATCGCAAACACACAAGGAAAAGACCACCAGAAAGAACCCGGGGGAGCTCGCCGCGAGAGCTTGAGCGCCATGAGaggggatggggaggaggaggcgtcGGCGCCGCTGCTGCAGGCGCGCGgcggggaggaggcggaggcgaaggGGGGCCGCGGCCGGGGCGCGCGGGTGGCGCGGGAGTGGTGGGACGAGTCGAAGCGGCTGTGGCGGATCGTGGGGCCGGCCATCTTCCAGCGGGTGGCGCTGTACGGGATCAACGTCGTCTCGCAGGCCTTCATCGGCCACATCGGCGACCTCGAGCTCGCCGCCTTCTCCATCGCCTCCACCGTCATCGCCGGCTTCAACTTCGGATTCCTGGTAAGCAACCAAGCACACCCAACCCAGGAAaccttcattcattcattcatgctTGCTCCGCCTTCTTGCCTTCAATTTGGAGGAGCTCGTATCGTACCCATGGATTCGCCCGTCCCCTGCGCACGCCGGGAGATGGAGACAGCGGGTCAGATCGACCTCAGAAGCATAACCACAGACTCCTTCCACAAACGACAAGGCGGAAAACGAACAGGATCGATCGGCTGGTTAAGAATCCCACGGCATTTGATTCGATTGCCACCTTGCTTGCTTCGCTCGCCAGCTAATTTGAACCAGCCCACCCCCTGAGCTGCGCGTAAACTAGCGCAGGTTGGTCAACGTTAgccctgtgcgttcggtttattcggtttacatgattcggtttatacggtttttcggtatgtacggtattaatacttcggtaaatacagtatgaaattaaaatacggttcggtttcggtatatatcaaattatttcggtatggtttcggtatataccataaaaaccaaagttgacgcgaatttgaaaatgacgtaataataatttgcaaatttatgactcaaaacacattctattttacacaaatagtatatgactatatatataagtatatatgcatgcattgattcatctgttgatggttatggatgtgcttagcattttaaaaagagaaaaatgacaatgttacaagaaaaatgtaggtgcttagtagtgaatttgactcatgtacaagaaaaatgacaacttgtacggttgttcatctcaagaaatataaatttatcttttacttcggtttattcggttaaccattcggtttttcggtatataccataaaaaccaaagttcaaatcggtatgaaaagttcataccataccgaaaccagaaaccataaaaacaaaaaaatcggttcggttcggtttattttcggtatggtttttcggttcggttttaaaATGCACAGAGTGAGTCAACTTTAACGCCGAAATCGCGCGCGCGTATCCTATCAACACGCCCCCAGCCAGCTCGTGTTAATCTGGATAGCTTGAGTACATGCTCCGTCTCCATTTCCCATACGCGCGCCCGGGCCACGTGGTTGTTGGGCCGACGACCGTCGCCGGACGAACAGGGCTGCAGCTGCATCGCGGCCATTAGCGGCAGCTTTCAGACCTTCATTTCGTTTAGCAGGGGCATGATGCCTCATGACTCATGAGCAGTACTGTTTTTTGAGTTGAGGGAGACGGCACGGGCTTCGTCGTTCATGACATGTCGCATTTGAATTTTTGTGTGGGTTGTAGTTGCTGTCTGCGGACACGGACGGCCAGGAGTTGTCGTCCGGATTTCACACTGAAGAAAACTAGTCGACTCTACAGTCTACACCGCGCGCGGCGTAAAGTAGGGCAGGGTCTAACTTTAACGCCGGAAACGCCACCGTATCTTATCATCACGTCCAGCTCGTGTCACTTTGAATAAACACTAGTACTACAAACATGCCGACCACTATCCCATTTTTTCCTGCGCGCGCGCGCTGATCGGATGCATGGAAGGCTCCATTCATGGTGCAGCGAGCTGCGTAAACTAGTGCGGCCGGGTGAACACGCCAGAGTGTCTTATCACTACTACTATGAACAATTTATTTTCCAACGCGAGCGCGGTTGTTGGGCTCACGACTGTTCGTTGATGCAGCTAGCTCCGTCGACGTACGCAAGCAGCAGCTTTCAGATTTTAATTCCGTGGGCTTTCTTCGGGATTTGGTATTCAGTTTCTCCATCGGCGCAAGAACTtgcatttagaaacggagggagtaagatcttaggctggttgtaatgaggAGTACCATATgctagtagtatcatgcatatgatactagtgtatgatactacctttttAATGCATAGTATTATATATTAGTATCATATTATACTTTATTTATtaacatgcatgacacaaagtagcacaatatttattatgatacggtatcatgatatgatattacaccttctctttcttcatttaatgctatgacacctcatcaaaattgcctagttggcatgcatgatactaactatgatactaccattacgaccagccttacgcAGAAACACACTCGATCACACCGTACCCATTCCGAAAAAGACAAGGGGACAGGATCGACTAAAAAAAATAGGAACGTGATGGCATTCGTTTCGTTTGTTGGTTGCCAAATTGGTTTGAGACTATGAACCAGTCGACCTCGCTTGCACTCCGGCGTAAATGTATTGCATAATGGTCAACTCTGACGATGGAAACGCCGCCGTATCTTATCATCACGTCCAGCTCGTGTGGCGCCTTGAGTAATACAGTACCTCTTCCGTCTCAAATTACTCGTCGCAAAAATGAATTATTCAtttccgaacgaagggagtactatgcaCATACATGCCGACCACCATCCCCTTTTTCCTGCTCGCGCGCGGGGATCATGTCATGTGGTTGCTGTCGCTACAGCTAGCGTACTACAAGTAGCTTTCAGGTTTTAATTTCGTAATTAAGCTGGGGTATGCCTCACGAGCAGCTTTGTTTTTCGAGGGGAACACTGGGCCTTTGACGTTCATGATTCGATTTCGATATTCAGTGCACTAGTTTCTGCTCTCTCTCTCGAGTCTGGACTGGATCAGAAGAAAAAACAACAACCACCAACAAGATTCAGAGACGTGTACCTCTTCTTCAAGCCAGAGGAAGAGGAACCGTGTCCTGGTTGAGCACATGTCAAATTCATTGCTGGATCGGGTCGGCCGATAGCTGCCGCACCGCACACTGTATCTTGCGCAGTTTTGTGTCCACGTACGCCTGCCGCTGCTGACGCCGTCACGCACCGGCAACTGACACCGATCAGGCGTACTGCATTGTGGTGGCCAGTTCGTCATGGCTCACGGCATCACGTAGCTATGATCCATCGTACGATCACCACGAGTAGAACTGTTTCATCACGGTGAAAATGTTTGGTAAAAAAAAAATTAACCTAGCTATGGTGAAAAACAGTGAAAGAAGAACTTCAGCCTAGCTATGGTGAAAAACAGTGTACTGTTGGTGATCACTGATGCTCATCAATGGCCGTTTTCTGAACTTGCTTGTGTTACTGCTGATTGGTGGTGACGCAGCTGGGCATGGCGAGCGCGCTGGAGACGCTGTGCGGGCAGGCGTTCGGGGCGAAGAAGCACCACATGCTGGGCATCTACCTGCAGCGCTCCTGGATCGTGCTCTTCCTCTTCGCGCTGGCGCTCACGCCCACCTACGTCTTCACCGAGCACCTGCTGCTCCTTCTCGGCCAGACGCCGGAGCTGTCCCGCCTGGCGGGCAAGATGAGCGTGTGGCTCATCCCGCAGCACTTCGCCATGGCCATGCTGCTCCCGCTCACCCGCTTCCTGCAGAGCCAGCTCAAGAACTGggtcaccgccgccaccgccggggTCACGCTCGCGCTGCACGTCGTCGTCACCTACCTCCTCGTCACCCGCTTCCAGCTCGGCTACGCcggcgtcgtcgtcgccgccgacgTCGCCTGGTGGGTCGTCGTGCTGGGACAATTCTTCTATGTGGTCTGCGGCGGGTGCCCGCTGTCGTGGAGGGGCTTCTCCGTGGAGGCCTTGGCCGACTTCTGGGAATTCATCAAGCTCTCCACGGCATCCGGCGTCATGCTCTGGTGCGTCCGCCCGTCCATTAGTTGGAGTACAGCAAGCAAGTGTATATGCACACTTTCTGACTATCTGACATCTTTTGTTTTGTCTCTGCAGCATGGAGAACTGGTACTACAGGGTGCTTGTGCTGCTTACGGGGTACCTGCCCAACGCTGAGATCGCCGTGGATGCCCTCTCCATATGCTTGACGATCAACGGATGGGAGATGATGATCCCCCTGGGGTTCCTGGCAGCAACTGGGTACGTGTACTCACACCGAGTTCACACGACGACCGCATTGTGTGTCATTTGGCGAGACTAATTAACAAGTGGCGGTTTTTTGCCTGAAAATGGCAGCGTGCGGGTGGCAAACGAGCTCGGCGCGGGCAGCGGCAAGGGCGCGCGCTTCTCCATCATCGTCTCCATCACCACCTCCGTGGTGATCGGGCTCGTCTTCTGGTGCCTCATCCTCACCTACAACGACCAGATCGCGCTCCTCTTCTCGTCGGGGAAGGCCGTGCTCGACGCCGTGCACAACCTCTCCATGCTGCTCGCCTTCACCATCCTCCTCAACAGCGTGCAGCCCGTCCTCTCAGGTACATACATTTCCTTCTATAGCTCGATCGATCGAGAAATGCCACTGAAGCTCTACACGCTTGTGTTGTGTTCTATTGTAACTGTGGGTGGTTTGCAGGGGTGGCTATTGGTTCTGGATGGCAAGCACTGGTCGCCTATGTCAACATCGGATCCTACTACCTGGTCGGGGTGCCCATCGGGATCATACTGGGCTGGCCACTCGGCTTCGGAGTTCGGGTAGGGAGTGGATCATCACAAGGCCGGAGAAACATAAATGAACAGAAGAAAATTTGCATCTTCTGATCATGACTAAATTTTGCAGGGAATTTGGTCTGGGTTGATTGGCGGGACTGCTGTTCAGACGCTGGTGTTAGTCTATCTCACCATGAGATGTGACTGGGACGATGAGGTACGTGATTCAGCAGTTTATTCTCTTATTTTCTGTTATCAAATTTTGTTGTTGGGATTTTTGACCTCATTGCTTGTGTGTTTGTAGGCCAAGACCACCAGTGCACGAATGAGAAAATGGGCCAGCACAAAATGAAAGCTACTCGACAGTATTGTTGTCAACTTTCAGCTCCCTTTTACACAGGGGAAAACGAGCTCAGTGGTAGAAGGATCGGAAGTAAACGATCAGAATATGAGACGGATGAAGTAGTTCAGAAGAAAATCACTAGGTAGCACGCAGGCGGCCTGTTTCTGAAGATATCCGCTGGTCAAGAAAATTCAGTGTGCTATCAGAGAGCTCAAATCTATGTATTTCTACGATATCTAAAAGCATAGTTAGTACGGTGGAAAAAAAAAGGAGGAATCTGCTAGAAATTCAAATTCTGCCGATGAAAGCAAAACATCGAGACGTTGATTTGATGGACCTTGTTCTATTAGTATAATCCTTAGATGTTCATAATTGTACCTGTCATGACCTGTTTTATGCCCCCCCGCAAAAGAAAAAAGACATGTTTTCTGCACGATTCACCTGATCAGAGATCATAACCACTAGATTTCCCTAAACCCGCGCAAACAAATCACATCCAAGAAAAAATATGCAAATTTTATCTAACATTTTTGCCATTCTTAGTCAGATGATAATTAGCAAAATCCCTGTCAACTTCTCCACTAGAATTATGCAGTTTTTTCCTTTCTGGTTGTCCTATTTTTATGTTTGATTTTACACACTATGTTGTTTTGTGGGTCTACGCTTTTGTATTTTTCCCGCGGAACTTAATTTGCATGTCGCCTGCCGGCTGTAACTACAGTTGCACTGTGCAACAACATTTATGCCAAAAATAGAAAAGCGAAAACAAAATATCCTACTGTCAACTGAGTGACATTTACACTCATATGATATCTAGCTGCTCCCTTAAACAAAATAAAACACATTCTAAATCAACATTATTCGTGCGTTTGCTGTACTCACGTCTCTCTTGCAAagagagccttggctcagtggttgggcatGCGATTGTGCAGCCTAACGACCCAAGTTCAATTtctagaattgacaggtgatgcacacGGGTTTCCCCCcatttattgaggatcaagtttgGTGTGTGGTGAAACCACTCATTAAAAAATATCTTGATATTCATTTAAAAAattctgaggaccatgtttatcttggtactcatactaaaatggccgtatgcatccctagttggtgcagaggccggggaagtaAAATTCTCCCCCATTTTTTAGGCCGCCGAGGAGTAGGATGAGGCCGCCCGACGACCATCTGCCGACTCACGGATCTCCACCGCCCGCCCAGTCTACCGCCGACAAGGCCGGCGCCGACGAAGTCGCCATCGGCGCGTCATCGCGGGAGTATACGGTGGCGGATCCGCCCCCTGCTTATTCTCCCAATCGCGCGGCAGCGTCATTTGGGGGAGGGGCTGATCCAGAGATAGCGGCGGCAGCGGATCTCGGTGGCAAGTCATATGGCGAGATCGGGCAAGGGATGTCGCAATGGAGGCAGTGGCAGGCCCAATTTGCCCTTGAGACTGATCCCAATAACTGGATCACGGGGCGTCTCCGATTCACCCCATCATCTAGATGGATGGTCTTATTGGATTTGGAGAATGACGTCAAAGCTGGGGATTACCTCCCGGACGGAGATCAGATCGAGGTAGGATTTCGATTTTCGTTAGATAACTATGTTGTGGTTGTTGGTCAATGTGTGCAGGTTGATCAGATCACGGCGGTGGACTTGGTTGGTCTGATGAACACAATGAACACCACAAGTTGGGATCGACCGGGTGGACGTTTCTGGGTTCTTATCGACAGCGATGAAGAAGATGAGGGTGTGATCGAACAGGCCAAGCAGGTGCCAGTGTTTACGCCGGGACCGAAGAGATCGCTGGAATCTCAACA
It contains:
- the LOC119337331 gene encoding protein DETOXIFICATION 27-like — translated: MRGDGEEEASAPLLQARGGEEAEAKGGRGRGARVAREWWDESKRLWRIVGPAIFQRVALYGINVVSQAFIGHIGDLELAAFSIASTVIAGFNFGFLLGMASALETLCGQAFGAKKHHMLGIYLQRSWIVLFLFALALTPTYVFTEHLLLLLGQTPELSRLAGKMSVWLIPQHFAMAMLLPLTRFLQSQLKNWVTAATAGVTLALHVVVTYLLVTRFQLGYAGVVVAADVAWWVVVLGQFFYVVCGGCPLSWRGFSVEALADFWEFIKLSTASGVMLCMENWYYRVLVLLTGYLPNAEIAVDALSICLTINGWEMMIPLGFLAATGVRVANELGAGSGKGARFSIIVSITTSVVIGLVFWCLILTYNDQIALLFSSGKAVLDAVHNLSMLLAFTILLNSVQPVLSGVAIGSGWQALVAYVNIGSYYLVGVPIGIILGWPLGFGVRGIWSGLIGGTAVQTLVLVYLTMRCDWDDEAKTTSARMRKWASTK